In the Bradyrhizobium guangzhouense genome, one interval contains:
- a CDS encoding DMT family transporter gives MTIASPAPTASNPASWLNNQPYLLLSLSSLFWAGNIVIARHVGAHVPPLTVTTIRWFGVFLLLLPFSWPHLKRDWPALRKSLPLMLFLSLVGFAFNNAISYWALQYTEALNALLIQSAGPLFVALWSLVLFGVRLTGGQLAGIAISLMGVLIIILRGDLAALASISFNRGDIMFASSLVAFGLYSAFIPRRPKVHQLSFLSFTTCCGAFMLLPTAIWEAWSGRVLQFDTVTLMTLGWILIFPSTLAYLFFNRGVALIGPNRAAPFFHLVPVFGSAMAILLLGERLQPFHLIGYALVLAGVVIASRRGAVVK, from the coding sequence ATGACGATTGCATCGCCCGCGCCAACGGCCTCGAATCCGGCCAGCTGGCTCAACAACCAGCCTTATCTGCTTCTCAGCCTGAGCTCTCTGTTCTGGGCCGGCAATATCGTGATCGCGCGCCATGTCGGCGCGCATGTGCCGCCGCTGACGGTGACGACGATCCGCTGGTTCGGCGTGTTCCTTCTGCTGCTGCCTTTCTCCTGGCCGCATCTGAAGCGCGACTGGCCGGCGTTGCGCAAGAGCCTGCCGCTGATGCTGTTCCTGTCGCTGGTGGGCTTTGCCTTCAACAACGCGATCTCCTACTGGGCGCTGCAATATACCGAGGCGCTCAACGCGCTGTTGATCCAGTCGGCAGGTCCCCTGTTCGTGGCGCTGTGGTCGCTGGTGTTGTTCGGCGTGCGGCTGACCGGCGGGCAGCTCGCGGGAATCGCGATCTCGCTGATGGGCGTGCTGATCATCATCCTCCGCGGCGATCTGGCGGCGCTGGCCAGCATCTCGTTCAACCGGGGCGACATCATGTTCGCCTCTTCGCTGGTCGCGTTCGGACTCTATTCGGCCTTCATCCCGCGGCGGCCGAAGGTTCATCAGCTGTCGTTTTTGTCGTTCACCACCTGCTGCGGCGCCTTCATGCTGCTGCCGACGGCAATCTGGGAGGCCTGGAGCGGCAGGGTGCTGCAGTTCGACACCGTGACGCTGATGACGCTCGGCTGGATCCTGATCTTCCCCTCGACGCTCGCCTATCTCTTCTTCAACCGCGGCGTCGCACTGATCGGGCCGAACCGCGCCGCGCCGTTCTTTCACCTGGTGCCGGTATTCGGCTCGGCGATGGCGATCCTGCTGCTCGGCGAAAGGCTCCAGCCCTTTCACCTGATCGGCTACGCGCTGGTGCTCGCCGGCGTCGTCATCGCCTCGCGCCGGGGCGCGGTGGTCAAGTAA
- a CDS encoding DUF1330 domain-containing protein, protein MAVNMLNIQGLEGLDQHAPVVMLNLMRFHAHSRDGDGSGWDAYLRYSAITVPMIKARGGTLLWTGETRAIALGPHAGNQWDFVALVSYPSVAAFLDMMTSQAYERDADPHRVNGCAEHVIIATSEAYSKFRAS, encoded by the coding sequence TTGGCGGTTAATATGTTGAACATCCAGGGGCTGGAAGGGCTCGACCAGCATGCGCCGGTGGTGATGCTGAACCTGATGCGTTTCCACGCCCATTCGCGCGATGGCGACGGCTCCGGCTGGGATGCCTATTTGCGCTACAGCGCGATCACCGTGCCCATGATCAAGGCGCGCGGCGGCACATTGCTGTGGACCGGTGAGACGAGGGCGATCGCGCTCGGCCCGCACGCGGGCAACCAATGGGATTTCGTCGCGCTGGTCTCCTATCCGTCCGTCGCGGCGTTCCTCGACATGATGACGTCGCAGGCCTACGAGCGCGATGCCGACCCGCATCGCGTCAACGGCTGTGCCGAGCATGTGATCATCGCCACCAGCGAGGCGTACAGCAAGTTCAGGGCGAGCTAG
- a CDS encoding DMT family transporter: MSAAGQTTSAESSSHSWIANQPYLLLSITAICWAGNAVVGRLAAGHIPPVTLSFLRWSFAFLLVLPFAWKHLAQDWPAIRDKLGLMIVLSITGIGAFNTLQYWALEHTQALNTLLLQSAAPLVVALWSLVILGIRLTGAQAFGVLLSMCGVVIILLHGDLTTLSNIAFNKGDLIFIVALIIFALYSVLTLKRPPIHGLSFLAFTFGAGAACLIPLEIWEISARPVMKLDGPNLLTLFYVSVFPSTLAYLCFNRGVRLIGANRAAPFFHVVPVFGSIMAMVFLGELPQAFHFIGFALVLSGVFVASRKQAS; the protein is encoded by the coding sequence ATGTCCGCTGCCGGCCAGACCACGAGCGCCGAATCATCCAGCCACAGCTGGATCGCCAACCAGCCTTATCTCCTGCTCAGCATCACCGCGATTTGCTGGGCGGGCAATGCGGTGGTGGGGCGGCTCGCCGCCGGCCACATCCCACCGGTGACGCTGTCCTTCCTGCGCTGGAGCTTCGCTTTCCTGCTGGTGCTGCCGTTCGCCTGGAAGCATCTCGCCCAGGACTGGCCGGCCATCCGCGACAAGCTCGGCCTGATGATCGTGCTGTCGATCACCGGCATCGGCGCCTTCAACACCCTGCAATATTGGGCGCTGGAGCATACCCAGGCGCTCAATACGCTTCTGTTGCAGTCAGCCGCGCCCCTGGTCGTGGCGCTGTGGTCGCTGGTCATCCTCGGAATCAGGCTGACGGGCGCGCAGGCCTTCGGCGTGCTGCTCTCGATGTGCGGCGTGGTGATCATTCTGCTGCACGGCGACCTCACCACGCTGTCGAACATCGCCTTCAACAAGGGCGACCTGATCTTCATCGTCGCGCTGATCATCTTCGCGCTCTATTCGGTGCTGACCCTGAAGCGGCCGCCGATCCACGGCCTGTCGTTCCTCGCCTTCACCTTCGGCGCCGGTGCCGCGTGCCTGATTCCGCTGGAGATCTGGGAGATATCCGCGCGCCCGGTCATGAAGCTCGACGGGCCGAACCTGCTCACGCTGTTCTACGTCTCGGTGTTTCCCTCGACACTGGCCTATCTCTGCTTCAACCGCGGCGTCCGCCTGATCGGCGCCAACCGCGCGGCACCGTTCTTTCACGTCGTGCCGGTGTTCGGCTCGATCATGGCCATGGTCTTCCTCGGCGAACTGCCGCAGGCCTTCCATTTCATCGGCTTCGCGCTGGTGCTGTCGGGCGTTTTCGTGGCGTCGCGGAAGCAGGCGAGCTAG